One stretch of Rhodoflexus caldus DNA includes these proteins:
- a CDS encoding glycosyltransferase family protein: MSISPFRPKISGFTIVRNAIKYDYPVVESITSILPVCDEVVVAVGKSEDDTLDLIRSIPSDKIRIIETVWDESLRTGGRVLAAETNKAFDAVSPDADWAFYIQADEVVHEKYHRTILDAASMYANDRNVEGLLFHYTHFYGTYRFVADSRNWYRHEIRIIRNLKDIRSYRDAQGFRRNNRKLQVKPIDAHIYHYGWVKNPYQQQLKMQDLHAYWSDMDMPRHVLEANELYDYGSIDSVALFQGTHPSVMQNRINNADWEVNLDPGVKNLSLKNRILAKVEQLTGKRLFEYKNYQLI; encoded by the coding sequence ATGAGTATCTCGCCTTTTCGCCCCAAAATCAGCGGCTTTACAATTGTTCGCAATGCCATTAAGTATGATTACCCGGTTGTCGAATCTATTACTTCTATTTTGCCTGTATGCGATGAGGTGGTTGTTGCTGTCGGTAAGTCGGAAGATGATACGCTGGACTTAATCCGAAGTATCCCGTCGGACAAAATCAGGATTATAGAAACTGTTTGGGATGAGTCGCTGCGCACCGGAGGCAGAGTGCTGGCCGCCGAGACAAACAAGGCCTTTGATGCGGTTTCGCCCGATGCCGACTGGGCGTTTTACATTCAGGCCGATGAAGTAGTGCATGAAAAATACCATCGTACTATTTTAGATGCCGCCTCCATGTATGCAAATGACCGCAACGTTGAAGGGCTGCTGTTTCACTACACGCATTTCTACGGCACATACCGGTTTGTAGCCGATTCGCGCAACTGGTATCGCCACGAAATACGCATTATTCGCAACCTGAAAGATATACGCTCCTATCGAGACGCGCAAGGCTTCCGCCGCAATAATCGGAAATTGCAAGTAAAACCGATAGACGCGCATATTTATCATTACGGATGGGTAAAAAATCCTTACCAACAACAACTTAAAATGCAAGATTTGCACGCTTATTGGAGTGATATGGATATGCCGCGCCATGTGTTGGAAGCCAATGAGTTATATGACTACGGCAGCATAGATTCGGTTGCACTTTTTCAGGGAACGCATCCTTCGGTCATGCAAAACCGTATTAATAATGCCGACTGGGAGGTAAATTTAGACCCGGGGGTAAAAAACCTGAGCCTGAAAAACCGCATCCTTGCCAAGGTGGAACAACTTACAGGCAAGCGGCTGTTTGAATATAAAAACTATCAATTAATCTGA